The following are encoded in a window of Neomicrococcus lactis genomic DNA:
- a CDS encoding PD-(D/E)XK motif protein — protein sequence MSQSNAPANGDGQRLAPETVDRFFGSADIVPIPVLNEPYCELRFHPDPQIMELRVSTNDSPPELVGLENINVDQFYNDSERTYCLRVNAKDIRFLAYSFVADVVDSIAQGHTLGEAIGKSIEGYQQLVKRQRRLSDEKQTGLIGELLFLQFLCGHSESAALDAWLGPSAEQHDFSFLDFDVEVKTTKSERRVHRISTATQLEPSVGRVLWFLSVQITAAGSSSNGFSLDQLISQVGDLLGSRRERFLSYLRKLGWDESELHSYPEKYVLRTAPAFYLVDERFPALRASSLKVQVEGFQHLSEISYRTDISHLIPSEPPSSVSEFSNVASALLRRW from the coding sequence ATGTCACAAAGTAATGCTCCCGCCAATGGAGATGGTCAAAGGCTTGCACCCGAAACTGTTGATCGGTTTTTTGGATCCGCAGATATAGTTCCGATTCCCGTGCTGAATGAGCCGTACTGCGAACTTAGGTTCCATCCCGATCCCCAAATCATGGAGTTACGTGTATCGACGAACGACTCACCACCGGAACTCGTTGGCCTCGAGAATATTAATGTTGATCAGTTCTATAACGATTCTGAGCGGACCTATTGCCTGCGCGTGAATGCGAAAGACATCCGCTTTCTTGCGTATTCGTTTGTGGCAGACGTCGTGGATTCAATTGCTCAAGGACACACTTTGGGTGAGGCGATCGGGAAATCCATCGAGGGCTATCAGCAACTGGTGAAGAGGCAAAGACGATTAAGTGACGAGAAGCAGACCGGCTTGATTGGCGAATTGCTGTTTCTCCAGTTTTTGTGTGGTCATAGCGAGAGTGCGGCACTTGACGCCTGGCTTGGGCCTTCTGCTGAACAGCATGACTTTTCCTTTCTTGACTTCGACGTCGAAGTCAAGACGACTAAATCTGAACGTCGAGTACACAGAATCTCGACGGCCACACAGCTGGAACCGAGCGTTGGTCGTGTGCTTTGGTTTCTTTCAGTGCAGATCACTGCAGCTGGCAGTTCGTCCAATGGTTTCAGCTTGGATCAACTGATTTCCCAGGTCGGGGACCTGTTGGGTTCCAGGCGGGAGCGATTCTTGTCGTACCTTCGAAAGCTGGGGTGGGACGAGTCAGAATTGCATTCTTATCCTGAGAAGTATGTTCTCCGAACGGCTCCAGCGTTCTATCTCGTTGATGAGCGCTTCCCGGCTTTACGGGCATCGTCACTCAAAGTTCAAGTTGAGGGTTTCCAACATCTGTCGGAGATTTCTTATCGAACTGATATTTCCCATTTGATTCCGTCTGAGCCGCCTTCCAGCGTCTCGGAGTTTAGCAATGTAGCAAGTGCGCTACTGAGGAGATGGTAA
- a CDS encoding ATP-binding protein encodes MVLRPETDVGTREYVKPDPSTLAAIGVHHSFSSALADLVDNSIDAGATHVRIRFLEQLGSIIGLQIIDNGKGMNSDEIRRAMTFGARRDYGSEDLGYFGLGLKAASLSQSESFAVFSRQEWSSAVGRFMDHSVSEDFSVGVLSSDIALANIEDTKGIEISSGTIVEWHQLKDSLNSTESDVVAEWKSTKIREIRHHLGLTFHRLLEDGVLSIGVDSFDVDRKLALPALSIEAIDPFKNSIHRGGYPRTYVANLPDGASFSCEGHIFPPKLNTTEFDLYGEPGERRQGFYLYRRNRLIATGDNWAGLRIPDGELGLGRVKLELDEATEKYVALNPEKIEPVFTKEFSAALRLSHSTDGENLPFTDFFDDLRRLQRDSRRSSRKPISLVEPGLGINPGVIDQLKEFQDFADYDPISIRFVTLGDYEFFRADRINRRIDLNVNIVRTLSGRDGRLTNSDGQLIKILLYFLLQDDFKIEQRWDAIRIERHRLINSSLISAFFDDFGSEESSNDLGD; translated from the coding sequence ATGGTCTTAAGACCCGAAACAGACGTTGGTACTCGTGAGTATGTAAAGCCTGACCCGTCAACTCTGGCCGCAATCGGGGTTCACCACAGCTTCTCAAGCGCTCTCGCGGACTTGGTCGATAATTCAATTGATGCTGGTGCAACGCATGTACGCATACGTTTTCTAGAGCAGCTTGGTTCGATCATAGGGCTGCAAATCATCGACAACGGAAAGGGTATGAACTCTGATGAGATAAGACGTGCCATGACTTTCGGAGCAAGACGAGATTATGGGTCCGAGGACCTGGGATATTTCGGTTTGGGGTTGAAAGCGGCGTCATTGTCTCAATCTGAATCTTTTGCCGTGTTCTCAAGACAAGAGTGGTCGTCTGCCGTAGGTCGCTTTATGGACCACTCTGTGAGTGAAGATTTCTCTGTCGGAGTTCTTTCCTCGGATATTGCGTTGGCCAATATTGAAGATACCAAAGGTATTGAAATTTCGAGCGGGACGATTGTTGAGTGGCATCAGCTGAAGGATTCCTTGAACTCAACTGAGAGTGACGTGGTCGCCGAATGGAAGTCAACAAAGATTCGTGAAATTCGCCATCATTTGGGTCTTACCTTTCATAGACTTCTGGAAGATGGCGTCCTGTCAATAGGAGTTGACAGTTTCGACGTTGATCGCAAGTTGGCGCTCCCGGCTTTGTCGATCGAGGCAATTGATCCGTTCAAGAACTCGATCCATAGGGGTGGTTATCCTCGAACGTACGTGGCAAATCTCCCGGACGGCGCATCGTTTAGTTGCGAAGGGCATATCTTTCCACCGAAGCTCAATACGACTGAGTTCGATCTGTACGGGGAGCCAGGAGAGCGCAGACAAGGGTTCTACCTTTATCGGCGGAACCGTCTGATCGCCACGGGCGATAACTGGGCTGGGTTACGCATTCCCGACGGCGAGTTGGGACTCGGAAGAGTCAAGCTTGAGCTGGACGAAGCGACGGAAAAGTACGTTGCCCTGAATCCTGAAAAAATTGAGCCCGTGTTTACAAAGGAGTTCAGTGCGGCCTTGCGGCTTAGCCACTCGACAGATGGTGAGAACCTCCCTTTCACGGACTTTTTTGACGACCTCCGTCGCTTGCAACGTGACAGTCGGCGAAGTTCACGGAAACCGATTAGTTTGGTTGAACCGGGACTTGGAATCAACCCGGGCGTGATAGATCAGCTCAAAGAGTTTCAGGATTTCGCCGACTACGATCCGATATCTATACGTTTTGTCACTCTGGGTGACTACGAATTCTTTCGGGCTGACCGAATCAACAGGAGAATTGACCTTAACGTCAATATTGTCCGGACCCTATCGGGTCGAGACGGAAGACTAACGAATTCCGATGGACAACTAATTAAGATTCTGCTCTATTTTCTTCTACAAGATGACTTCAAGATTGAGCAGAGATGGGATGCTATTCGAATCGAACGGCATCGTTTGATTAACTCGTCCCTAATATCTGCGTTCTTTGACGACTTTGGTTCTGAGGAGAGCTCAAATGACCTGGGTGACTAA
- a CDS encoding sacsin N-terminal ATP-binding-like domain-containing protein, with translation MSVSDWGGSESQLGIFVEDQSRQILAAYDAKPDLVREHSNIELAISQSGYGRKQLNELIQNAADAVDEFDGRIRMVLSGDSLYCANNGSPLTAEGYATLVSSHSSEKRDDQIGRFGLGFKSVVQISNSPKMYSRSGSVGWDRERSAEKLRSICPGLEAYPILRLGYTLDPIQDAATDSILAELMTWATTVVKLPLNQQSAWLSKAIEDFPHEFLLFSPSIASLEFDDRNAGNITTWTAQRTGANVVLTNGDVREEWRFFQHEHVVSPQAAIEAGSIAARETVKVSWAVPMEGTQRRTRGSFWNFFPTDHQTSLRGIVNAAFKMNEDRHSILSTMYNREILERALPTIVMGALPNLQSEKDPASFLDLLPARGRESLSWADATINEPIFKALSVASCLPDRNGQLRFISDLIIPPDLDEATRLESMWDEAVSKDRPWLHAAALKTKERKLMVRRLLALANKGRASVEEWLEEVTRSKEFSDIEKALKMAVEIDKHYEMHRAAMRRSRIVPMQDGTLQAPITTKVFLPIDDEDRGTNVVAYDFVHFGEAGRLLKQLDLQALDDRGKVDRIARKVSDDYSDPTIAESLWRTSRSIPMAEFISIINNRLDPTRLLARSKSGTWAPLSDLWFAGDLIPSNSIGDEHLVVDDLFHRQDREILRNLGVLSKLAEPTKVDSGPDYMAWKQSEAKRISEESKNSPVPVSEASLRFSPARATKGLHLLAGASRGTRSRVTQILLGLEHFKATVESSSQFSKPTSLEGPDLWWIRNFGVLQTRLDLVDVKYCVGNVEDIPSGFLPNPGPENAEKLGLPTQFNQVNWSFVLPLAEERLQLGRIHELYAILASHGARRPVEILVENQVGEKSRQRSEFVSVTGDKETFNFLKNVMESPAIYLESTEAVDALRDMWKLPEVKAEFFDSIRSSQIEGKTEQTIEDLFPQLHLAESKVRRTYKCIPCSTLEAVRANSLNSHIETKVSEFLKEGSTFYYQSEIPTRKLLNYLLQAFESNKKAFDVEQAMKRIAKAQIQEAKNGKGKQQAAADKQKSLKTHASGFIPMDVERDLGEQLQLIKHAILSHLDTAEASVFDVRLSFEVDNSKGISEEIVAKVREHASRLGGQATFEG, from the coding sequence GTGAGCGTCTCAGACTGGGGTGGATCCGAGAGCCAACTTGGGATCTTCGTTGAAGATCAGTCGCGTCAAATCCTGGCTGCCTATGATGCCAAGCCGGACTTAGTTCGAGAACACAGCAATATTGAACTTGCCATCAGTCAGAGTGGATATGGTCGCAAGCAGCTGAACGAGCTTATTCAGAACGCGGCAGATGCTGTCGACGAATTCGACGGACGTATACGTATGGTTCTTTCGGGCGATAGTTTGTATTGTGCAAACAACGGCTCGCCTTTAACTGCTGAAGGATATGCAACTCTCGTTTCATCCCATTCCTCGGAAAAAAGAGACGATCAGATCGGCCGTTTTGGGCTTGGATTTAAATCCGTTGTTCAGATTTCAAATTCACCGAAAATGTATAGCCGTAGCGGCTCTGTTGGCTGGGACCGAGAGCGTAGCGCTGAAAAGCTTAGATCCATATGCCCGGGATTGGAGGCGTACCCAATTCTCCGCTTGGGCTATACGCTGGACCCGATTCAGGATGCTGCAACGGATTCGATTCTTGCTGAGCTGATGACATGGGCAACAACTGTAGTTAAGTTGCCTCTCAACCAACAATCCGCGTGGCTAAGTAAAGCTATTGAAGATTTTCCGCATGAGTTTCTCTTGTTCTCACCGAGCATTGCGTCGCTCGAATTTGACGATAGAAACGCCGGGAATATTACGACCTGGACGGCGCAACGAACTGGGGCAAACGTTGTTCTAACCAATGGTGACGTTAGAGAAGAGTGGCGTTTCTTCCAGCATGAGCACGTAGTGAGCCCCCAAGCCGCAATCGAGGCTGGTTCTATTGCGGCACGTGAGACCGTGAAAGTATCTTGGGCCGTGCCCATGGAGGGTACCCAACGACGTACTCGCGGTTCATTCTGGAATTTCTTTCCGACTGACCACCAAACATCTCTCCGGGGCATTGTTAATGCTGCCTTCAAGATGAATGAAGACCGTCATAGCATTCTCTCGACCATGTACAACCGAGAGATTCTGGAACGAGCGCTTCCAACAATCGTGATGGGAGCTCTTCCCAATCTGCAAAGTGAAAAAGACCCAGCAAGTTTTCTAGATCTTTTACCCGCACGTGGCCGTGAGAGCCTTTCCTGGGCAGATGCAACTATCAACGAGCCAATTTTCAAGGCACTGTCCGTTGCAAGTTGTCTACCTGATCGAAACGGACAACTTCGATTTATCTCTGACCTAATTATTCCTCCGGATCTGGATGAAGCCACACGACTCGAATCGATGTGGGACGAAGCTGTGAGTAAGGATAGGCCTTGGCTGCATGCAGCAGCGCTGAAGACAAAAGAACGCAAATTGATGGTTCGGCGTTTGCTTGCCTTGGCAAATAAGGGCCGCGCATCTGTTGAAGAATGGCTCGAGGAAGTAACTCGCTCTAAGGAATTTAGCGACATCGAGAAGGCACTCAAAATGGCTGTCGAAATCGATAAGCATTACGAGATGCATCGGGCCGCAATGCGGCGGAGCCGGATTGTCCCCATGCAAGATGGAACACTTCAGGCTCCAATTACAACAAAAGTCTTTTTGCCAATCGACGACGAAGATCGGGGAACAAATGTCGTCGCCTATGACTTTGTTCATTTTGGTGAGGCGGGACGCCTGCTTAAGCAGCTAGATCTACAAGCTCTGGATGATCGGGGCAAGGTCGACCGGATCGCTCGAAAAGTTTCCGATGACTATAGTGACCCCACTATCGCGGAGTCTTTATGGAGGACTTCGCGGTCCATTCCCATGGCTGAATTCATTTCGATCATCAATAACCGCTTAGATCCAACGCGGCTTCTAGCACGGTCAAAAAGTGGCACTTGGGCGCCACTTTCAGACTTGTGGTTTGCGGGCGATCTAATTCCAAGCAATAGCATCGGCGACGAACACTTAGTTGTAGACGACCTGTTTCATCGGCAGGACCGAGAAATACTCAGGAATCTTGGTGTACTAAGTAAACTCGCCGAGCCCACGAAAGTCGATTCCGGGCCCGACTACATGGCGTGGAAGCAGAGCGAAGCCAAGCGCATCTCGGAAGAGTCAAAGAACTCGCCTGTTCCTGTGTCTGAGGCATCTCTTCGATTCTCACCGGCAAGGGCAACTAAGGGATTGCATTTGCTTGCGGGCGCCTCGAGAGGCACCCGATCGAGGGTGACGCAAATTTTGCTGGGCCTTGAGCACTTTAAGGCCACCGTGGAATCTAGCTCGCAATTTTCGAAGCCTACTAGTCTTGAAGGTCCAGACCTCTGGTGGATTCGCAATTTTGGCGTTCTACAAACGAGGTTAGATCTTGTAGATGTCAAATATTGTGTGGGAAATGTTGAGGATATTCCTTCAGGATTCCTTCCAAATCCTGGACCCGAGAATGCCGAAAAGTTGGGGCTCCCGACTCAGTTCAACCAAGTAAATTGGAGTTTCGTTCTTCCGCTGGCCGAAGAGCGCCTTCAGCTTGGGAGGATTCACGAGTTGTACGCGATCTTGGCCAGCCATGGCGCTAGAAGGCCAGTCGAAATACTTGTTGAGAACCAGGTAGGCGAAAAATCGAGACAGCGGTCCGAATTTGTGTCCGTCACGGGAGACAAAGAGACCTTTAATTTCCTGAAGAATGTCATGGAATCGCCGGCGATCTATTTGGAGAGCACCGAAGCGGTCGATGCGCTACGTGACATGTGGAAGTTGCCGGAGGTAAAGGCTGAATTCTTTGATTCCATCAGATCTAGTCAGATTGAAGGCAAAACAGAGCAAACGATAGAAGATCTTTTTCCGCAGCTTCACCTGGCGGAGTCGAAAGTTCGGCGCACGTATAAGTGCATTCCATGCTCCACCCTTGAAGCTGTCCGGGCTAATTCTCTTAATTCCCATATTGAGACTAAAGTCTCGGAGTTTTTGAAGGAAGGCAGTACCTTTTATTACCAGTCGGAGATACCGACAAGAAAACTTCTGAACTATCTCTTGCAGGCTTTCGAAAGCAACAAGAAAGCGTTCGATGTCGAACAAGCGATGAAGCGTATCGCTAAGGCGCAAATTCAAGAAGCGAAGAACGGCAAGGGAAAGCAACAAGCTGCAGCCGACAAGCAGAAGTCGCTGAAGACCCATGCTAGCGGTTTCATTCCAATGGACGTCGAGCGCGATCTTGGAGAGCAGCTCCAACTAATTAAACACGCAATTCTGAGTCACCTCGATACCGCTGAAGCGAGCGTATTTGACGTTCGTCTGAGCTTTGAAGTTGATAATTCCAAAGGTATTTCAGAAGAAATCGTGGCAAAGGTCCGGGAACATGCTAGCCGGCTAGGCGGACAAGCAACTTTCGAAGGATAG
- a CDS encoding Z1 domain-containing protein has protein sequence MSELRNLSEAVSAALGKGGQSRPKTLLSRVNLELEDIGEEEITISQLVDYLVSTEDPNDRGLVDFRLALANWDQTSDASWLRDIPEEALVPKGEKRRSFVLAKLGFTEDSFQSLNRAYPIMNAGVIVSNPNDDGRWPWYDEKRRERDQYWSVYKDVLKSRGFDAESIAVLDESTTEIVSRFADPTWEDMYQSKGLVVGHVQSGKTANFTGTVAKAIDAGYRLVIILTGTLELLRGQTQRRLDKELVGFENIVGGIDLTDEVLARENIDYIANHDADWLAGDKFVKFGYDPESVAGVPHIIRLTKSTDDYKALKAGLSALDYRTNLRSDQKIYHPDNLWDTPVRLVVVKKNAIVLKKLIKDLKQIRGNTQDYPALIIDDEADQAGINTKKPPVSLTREEQSEEQTRTRERTAINKLLSELLTILPRAQYVGYTATPIANVFVDPTDVDDIYPKDFIFSLEPPKTYMGGKSFHDSHRVMDPDEEKTASNSNEAAYVRDINSMPDQPEDRRHEMQKALDSFVLSGAIKLWRKGRGASGDFKHHTMLFHESVRQDEHAALAREVEVLWKRSDYSGFEGYDRLSLLWDSDYVETMIGLASRSDSEKPDPKTHLIPRSFDDVAVYLPEVVQLIEQGHSPVVVVNGDKDSEYTQEGADFQKGPVWKILIGGAKLSRGYTIEGLTVTWYSRRALASDTLMQMGRWFGYRPGYRDLVRLFIGRNVPISTNSAKTYDLFEAFESIVQDEERFREQLRQFAEVDEFGMPQVRPIEIPPLVFQSMPWLRPTARNRMYNAEIVQYAGGSRFKDFFFIPSRDPAVSKNKENLIAMTPILRRLTEEEQFHYKTERNNESSYMGMTGMVPAELLVSSLANFSWSEPDYFKADLEFVRSAIQKGDITHFKVVMHVPSKDRFLKEIDLPGLTGSEFPIVRRKRREERRDFSGSSRWTRQPLERQFTLKKASSDTSPRTIGAVILTLAADQWVGGISDSSPENLGPDPVNPEDIATLFSWALPHDAAPKGKAGFRVRVPEHPDAPTVEIR, from the coding sequence ATGAGCGAACTACGAAATTTGAGCGAAGCCGTATCCGCTGCGCTTGGTAAAGGTGGTCAGAGCCGGCCGAAGACGCTGTTGAGTCGCGTCAATCTTGAATTGGAAGACATTGGCGAAGAGGAAATAACAATTTCGCAGTTGGTGGACTATTTAGTTTCGACTGAAGACCCGAACGATCGTGGGCTGGTCGACTTTCGTTTGGCCCTTGCTAACTGGGATCAAACTTCGGATGCCAGTTGGCTTCGGGACATTCCTGAGGAAGCGCTGGTTCCAAAGGGTGAGAAACGACGCTCATTCGTGCTTGCGAAGCTGGGGTTTACAGAGGATAGCTTTCAGAGTCTCAACCGGGCGTATCCAATTATGAATGCCGGTGTGATCGTCTCAAATCCAAATGATGATGGGCGATGGCCGTGGTACGACGAGAAGCGCCGAGAACGGGACCAATACTGGAGCGTTTATAAGGATGTGCTCAAGAGTCGTGGATTTGATGCCGAGTCTATCGCTGTACTTGACGAGTCAACTACGGAAATTGTGAGTCGCTTTGCAGACCCAACCTGGGAAGACATGTACCAGTCGAAAGGCTTGGTTGTCGGTCACGTTCAAAGCGGAAAGACTGCAAATTTCACGGGAACCGTGGCAAAGGCAATCGACGCGGGTTACAGGCTAGTCATCATTCTCACTGGAACTCTCGAACTGCTCAGAGGTCAGACGCAGCGTCGACTCGATAAGGAGTTGGTGGGTTTTGAAAACATAGTCGGTGGCATTGATCTTACGGACGAAGTTCTGGCGCGCGAGAATATTGACTATATAGCGAACCACGATGCTGATTGGTTGGCTGGCGACAAGTTTGTAAAGTTCGGATATGACCCAGAAAGTGTCGCTGGAGTCCCACACATCATTCGGCTTACCAAGAGCACGGACGACTACAAGGCGCTAAAGGCTGGGCTAAGCGCCTTGGATTACCGGACCAATCTGAGAAGTGATCAGAAGATTTACCACCCCGATAATCTGTGGGACACCCCCGTTCGATTGGTTGTGGTGAAAAAGAACGCAATTGTTCTCAAGAAGTTGATTAAGGATCTAAAGCAAATTCGGGGTAATACTCAGGACTACCCTGCCCTGATAATCGACGATGAGGCAGACCAGGCCGGAATCAACACAAAGAAGCCGCCAGTGTCGCTTACTCGCGAAGAACAGTCAGAAGAGCAAACGCGAACCCGTGAACGGACGGCAATTAACAAGTTGCTTTCTGAACTCCTAACAATCCTTCCGCGTGCGCAATACGTTGGTTATACAGCGACGCCAATTGCAAATGTCTTTGTTGATCCGACAGACGTCGACGACATATACCCAAAGGACTTCATTTTTAGTCTTGAGCCACCCAAAACCTATATGGGTGGTAAATCGTTCCATGACTCACATCGCGTAATGGACCCGGATGAGGAAAAGACGGCTTCGAACAGTAATGAAGCCGCCTACGTCCGTGACATTAATTCGATGCCGGATCAACCGGAGGATCGTCGTCATGAGATGCAAAAGGCGTTGGACTCATTTGTCTTATCAGGGGCGATTAAGTTGTGGAGGAAAGGTCGCGGAGCCTCCGGCGACTTCAAGCACCATACGATGCTATTTCACGAGTCTGTGCGTCAAGACGAGCATGCTGCGCTGGCTAGGGAAGTGGAAGTGCTGTGGAAGAGATCGGACTATTCAGGGTTTGAGGGATACGACCGTCTCTCGTTGCTCTGGGATAGCGACTACGTAGAAACTATGATCGGGCTAGCCTCGAGAAGTGATTCAGAGAAACCTGACCCGAAGACGCATCTAATTCCTCGGTCTTTTGATGATGTTGCGGTTTATCTTCCGGAAGTCGTGCAGCTGATTGAGCAAGGACACAGTCCCGTCGTAGTCGTTAACGGTGACAAAGACAGCGAGTATACCCAGGAAGGCGCAGACTTTCAGAAGGGCCCAGTTTGGAAGATCCTTATCGGTGGCGCCAAGCTTTCGAGAGGTTACACAATTGAGGGTCTTACGGTGACCTGGTACTCACGCCGCGCGTTGGCGTCGGATACGTTGATGCAAATGGGTCGCTGGTTCGGATACCGGCCGGGGTATCGCGACTTGGTTCGCTTGTTTATTGGTAGGAATGTGCCAATCTCCACTAACAGCGCCAAGACTTATGATCTGTTCGAAGCTTTTGAGTCAATTGTTCAAGACGAGGAACGTTTTAGAGAGCAGTTACGTCAATTTGCAGAGGTTGATGAATTCGGGATGCCTCAAGTGAGGCCAATCGAAATTCCGCCACTGGTCTTCCAAAGCATGCCATGGCTGAGGCCAACTGCAAGAAATCGGATGTACAACGCCGAGATCGTTCAGTACGCGGGGGGCTCCCGCTTCAAAGACTTCTTCTTCATTCCTTCACGAGACCCGGCTGTGTCAAAGAACAAAGAAAATTTGATTGCTATGACGCCAATATTGCGGAGGCTAACAGAGGAAGAGCAATTTCACTATAAGACGGAAAGGAATAACGAATCCTCCTATATGGGAATGACGGGGATGGTTCCCGCTGAGCTGCTAGTTAGTTCCCTCGCAAATTTTTCATGGAGTGAACCTGATTACTTCAAAGCCGATCTCGAATTTGTTAGAAGCGCAATCCAGAAAGGTGACATCACGCACTTCAAGGTCGTAATGCATGTGCCGTCAAAGGACCGCTTCTTGAAGGAAATAGATTTGCCAGGTTTGACAGGGTCAGAGTTCCCCATTGTGCGTCGAAAGCGGCGTGAAGAGCGCAGAGATTTCTCCGGCTCTTCGCGTTGGACCAGACAGCCGCTGGAGCGGCAGTTTACTTTGAAGAAAGCGAGCTCAGATACTTCCCCGCGCACTATTGGTGCGGTCATCCTCACCTTGGCGGCTGACCAGTGGGTGGGCGGAATAAGCGACTCTTCTCCAGAAAATCTGGGTCCTGACCCGGTGAATCCAGAAGACATCGCAACACTGTTTTCGTGGGCGCTTCCGCATGATGCTGCTCCCAAAGGAAAAGCAGGCTTTCGGGTTCGAGTTCCGGAGCATCCTGATGCTCCTACGGTTGAAATTCGATGA
- a CDS encoding DNA cytosine methyltransferase: MSDALTLIDLFAGAGGMTQGFHETGRFKTVAAVEMDQHAAATYSLNHEVDQLFAGSIEDWLEGSNVPQVDVVIGGPPCQGFSALGKQDVLDERNFLWKKYAETIVLAKPKFFVLENVRQFLKSPQFSDFEAATLPGNLLQDYELQPYLLNAADFGAYQSRTRTIVIGRLRELPEVTMPMGDFVGSHRTVDDAFADIEPSVSRTSFPDVAFDFNNREVPGPFRTSDLHVTRNYTSLSLSRFERIPAGGNRFNIPFELLSECWKKHKSGSGDVMGRLYWDKPSVTIRTEFFKPEKGRYLHPDPSVHRAITHFEAARLQGFPDWYQWAGTKVSIARQIGNAVPVQLARALGDIVANQFAESESRSDEKSAA, encoded by the coding sequence ATGTCAGACGCGCTAACTCTCATTGATTTGTTCGCTGGTGCTGGCGGTATGACACAAGGGTTTCACGAAACGGGACGCTTTAAAACTGTTGCAGCTGTTGAAATGGATCAACACGCGGCGGCCACGTACTCACTGAATCATGAAGTCGATCAACTTTTCGCGGGAAGCATCGAAGATTGGCTTGAAGGCTCGAACGTTCCTCAGGTGGACGTCGTAATAGGCGGTCCGCCGTGTCAAGGGTTTTCGGCGCTGGGAAAGCAAGACGTTCTTGATGAACGAAACTTTCTTTGGAAAAAATATGCCGAAACAATCGTTCTTGCGAAGCCAAAATTTTTTGTGCTCGAAAACGTCAGGCAGTTTCTGAAGTCTCCGCAATTCTCGGACTTTGAAGCGGCAACGCTGCCTGGAAACCTTCTTCAAGACTATGAATTACAGCCCTACCTACTGAATGCCGCAGATTTTGGTGCCTATCAATCCCGAACTCGGACCATTGTCATCGGAAGATTGCGAGAATTGCCCGAAGTGACAATGCCGATGGGTGATTTCGTGGGCTCACATCGTACGGTCGATGATGCATTTGCAGATATCGAGCCTTCAGTATCGAGGACTAGTTTCCCGGATGTCGCATTCGACTTCAATAACCGAGAGGTCCCTGGACCATTTCGAACATCTGATCTGCATGTAACGAGGAACTACACGTCACTTTCGCTAAGCAGATTCGAGCGGATACCAGCTGGCGGTAATAGATTCAACATCCCATTTGAACTCCTTTCCGAGTGTTGGAAGAAACATAAGTCCGGATCCGGTGACGTAATGGGCCGTCTTTATTGGGACAAACCATCTGTAACCATTCGCACTGAGTTCTTCAAGCCTGAAAAGGGTCGGTATCTTCATCCCGATCCATCCGTGCATAGGGCAATCACACATTTTGAAGCAGCGAGGTTGCAGGGGTTCCCTGATTGGTATCAGTGGGCTGGAACGAAGGTTTCCATCGCACGTCAAATAGGCAATGCTGTGCCTGTGCAACTCGCGCGTGCGTTAGGGGACATTGTCGCCAATCAGTTCGCGGAAAGTGAATCGAGATCCGATGAAAAGAGTGCAGCTTAA